From one Caldithrix abyssi DSM 13497 genomic stretch:
- the trpS gene encoding tryptophan--tRNA ligase produces MEKKRILSGMRPSGRLHLGNYAGALENWLKLQEEYDCYFFVADWHALTTNPAAAFSVEENTIQMIIDWLSAGIKPDLPLFIQSKVKEHAELHLIFSMLITKERLERNPTLKEQVRDLHAETILYGHLGYPVLQAADILMYKAHLVPVGEDQLPHVEITREIARKFNQTYAEVFPEPAPKLTTFSRLPGLDGRKMGKSNNNFILLSDSPEEIQKKVRTAVTDPQKVRKNDPGHPEICNVFKYHQKFNPEEVDEIEKDCKSGVLGCVACKQNCAAKIADYFAPLREKRVYYENHLDEVRDVLSEGTRKARAVAEKTMEEVHKAMKMG; encoded by the coding sequence ATGGAGAAAAAAAGGATTTTGAGCGGCATGCGTCCTTCCGGCAGGCTCCATCTGGGAAACTACGCCGGCGCGCTGGAAAATTGGCTGAAACTGCAAGAAGAATACGACTGTTACTTTTTTGTGGCGGACTGGCACGCCCTTACCACCAATCCCGCCGCCGCTTTTTCGGTTGAAGAAAATACCATCCAGATGATTATAGATTGGCTTAGCGCAGGCATCAAACCCGACTTGCCGCTTTTCATTCAATCTAAAGTAAAAGAACACGCGGAATTGCATCTCATCTTTTCCATGTTAATCACCAAAGAACGGCTGGAGCGCAATCCCACTTTAAAAGAACAGGTGCGCGATTTGCACGCCGAGACCATTTTGTACGGTCATCTCGGATATCCTGTGTTGCAGGCGGCCGATATTCTGATGTACAAGGCGCATCTGGTGCCGGTGGGAGAAGATCAGCTTCCTCACGTGGAAATCACGCGCGAGATCGCCCGTAAGTTCAATCAAACCTATGCCGAGGTCTTTCCTGAACCGGCGCCCAAGTTGACCACCTTTTCACGCTTACCGGGGCTGGACGGCAGGAAGATGGGCAAGTCCAACAACAATTTTATTTTGCTTTCCGATTCGCCGGAAGAGATTCAGAAAAAAGTGCGCACCGCGGTGACCGATCCGCAGAAGGTTCGTAAAAATGATCCGGGGCATCCAGAAATTTGTAATGTTTTTAAATACCATCAAAAATTCAATCCCGAAGAAGTGGATGAAATCGAAAAAGATTGTAAAAGCGGCGTACTGGGTTGCGTGGCCTGCAAGCAGAACTGCGCAGCGAAAATCGCCGATTATTTTGCGCCGCTGCGCGAGAAGCGCGTTTACTACGAAAATCATCTGGACGAGGTGAGGGATGTGCTCAGCGAAGGCACGCGCAAGGCCAGAGCAGTGGCCGAAAAAACAATGGAAGAAGTACATAAAGCGATGAAAATGGGATGA
- a CDS encoding T9SS type A sorting domain-containing protein, with the protein MQYKIFFGFLFLIGAVLNGLNAQTPQVVLELKWGSGIENAGFRKAPEANYGPRAFAVKDGQVVILDEPQNLLKIFKNGRLLRMFEIPPFSDDVEFNSADDFVILAENRLYFFKNGRIVNSVKPPTPMDVIEAIKRIDVNHLQITFSDQSKAYFQLNDTQLLKKAPASAGNALSELKTVKLDEHTFRLETGPGQTTDMALKSEEPLASVRYLGSDDLNRHYLNLEFFEQQVPLRVRREIRVLDGQFRLLATIHAPVNAHTEIFRDWFIEADGLFYQMISGAEGIKIVKWDLTGVVNADRPLPLRYPQPFYEGVHYNLLNTQDAGSQLSKVSDFEDYPQIMPSEALAIADEYVRLYWTCTQDNLTNGVVTDPYGNQVRTPSWIVVGQNQHVPYKWGGSESIEAFLYGIDILKYAGDNYTDGGGTPSAVGVDCSGFVSRCWNLPRHYATSMMDDGITLPYLSWSEAEPGDAVHKVGHVRMVVRQNTNGSLLVVESSGQDWKVSYRTYYYSSLVNYTPRYYVNRQGAPDNIPQPRLNAVTINEAGKMELDWSLEGLENVSSLRIYFSTDGNSWGSGISVPKDTTQWSVPINDGQMIFVKLRSFSSGAYQNPSVSSDVYGGFRNDGISRVLIVDGFDRTSATSGRWQYLYHSFATTLGKSLAAAGIPFETTTNEMVRAQNIDLENYPAVFWLCGDESIRDGTFDREEQLLVTDYLRNGGRLFVSGSEIGYDLGSHGTAYDQTFFSDYLKAAFVKDNAGSWQAEGAVGTPFAGLQVRFDDGLQGIYPVSYPDAINPQGGAQLALKYANGDGAAVYFDGVFPNGNRPARLFYLGFPFETIYDAAERDSLMSRVVDFFELYNLTGIDEEQLQKTPVAFKLIGNFPNPFNNQTQIRFNLPAPGRVKLTVFNTPGQQVFEGQFSFTTSGAQKITFSGDRLASGLYFYRLVFNGQGKTFVAGNKMILIK; encoded by the coding sequence ATGCAGTACAAAATATTTTTTGGATTTTTGTTTTTAATCGGCGCCGTTCTGAACGGCCTGAATGCGCAAACCCCGCAAGTCGTTTTAGAACTGAAGTGGGGAAGTGGTATTGAGAACGCCGGCTTCCGAAAAGCGCCCGAAGCCAATTACGGCCCGCGTGCTTTTGCCGTTAAAGACGGACAGGTCGTTATTCTGGATGAACCGCAAAATTTGCTTAAAATTTTTAAAAATGGCCGATTGCTTCGCATGTTTGAAATTCCGCCCTTTAGCGATGACGTTGAATTTAACAGCGCGGACGATTTTGTCATTCTTGCCGAAAATCGCCTCTACTTTTTTAAAAACGGGCGCATCGTCAATTCTGTAAAGCCGCCAACACCCATGGATGTAATCGAGGCCATTAAACGCATTGACGTCAACCATCTGCAAATAACATTTAGCGATCAATCAAAGGCCTATTTTCAGCTGAATGATACGCAACTTTTAAAAAAGGCGCCTGCCAGCGCTGGGAATGCTCTTTCTGAACTCAAAACCGTTAAGCTGGACGAACATACGTTTCGCCTGGAAACAGGCCCCGGCCAGACAACCGACATGGCGCTTAAAAGCGAAGAACCTCTGGCCAGTGTGCGTTATCTGGGCAGCGACGATTTGAATCGCCACTATTTGAATCTGGAATTTTTTGAGCAGCAGGTGCCCCTACGCGTACGCCGTGAAATTCGTGTTTTAGATGGGCAATTTCGGCTGCTGGCTACAATACATGCGCCGGTGAATGCCCACACAGAAATTTTCCGCGATTGGTTTATCGAAGCGGATGGCCTTTTTTACCAGATGATTTCTGGCGCTGAAGGCATTAAAATTGTTAAATGGGATCTGACCGGAGTCGTTAACGCGGATCGGCCTCTTCCATTGCGCTATCCGCAGCCGTTTTACGAAGGCGTACATTACAACCTTCTGAATACACAAGACGCCGGAAGCCAATTAAGCAAGGTGAGCGATTTTGAAGATTATCCGCAAATTATGCCTTCAGAAGCGCTGGCCATTGCCGATGAATATGTGCGCCTTTACTGGACCTGTACGCAGGACAATTTAACCAATGGCGTGGTCACCGATCCTTACGGCAATCAGGTGCGCACGCCATCGTGGATCGTAGTCGGTCAAAATCAGCATGTGCCTTATAAGTGGGGCGGCTCGGAATCCATCGAAGCCTTTTTGTACGGCATTGATATTTTAAAATACGCGGGCGATAATTACACCGACGGCGGCGGTACGCCATCGGCGGTGGGCGTCGATTGTTCGGGTTTTGTCTCCCGCTGCTGGAATTTACCCCGCCATTATGCCACCAGCATGATGGATGATGGTATTACTCTGCCGTACCTGAGCTGGAGCGAGGCGGAGCCGGGCGACGCCGTACACAAAGTAGGTCATGTGCGCATGGTGGTCAGGCAAAATACCAACGGAAGTTTGCTGGTGGTTGAATCTTCTGGACAGGATTGGAAAGTTTCATACAGAACCTATTACTACAGCTCGCTGGTCAACTATACGCCGCGTTATTATGTGAATCGCCAGGGCGCGCCAGACAATATCCCGCAGCCCCGTCTGAATGCGGTAACAATCAATGAAGCAGGAAAGATGGAGCTGGACTGGTCGTTAGAAGGGCTGGAAAACGTTAGCTCGTTACGCATTTATTTTTCGACCGACGGTAATAGCTGGGGTTCTGGAATATCTGTGCCCAAAGATACCACGCAGTGGTCCGTGCCCATCAACGACGGACAAATGATCTTTGTTAAATTGAGAAGTTTCTCTTCCGGCGCCTATCAAAATCCAAGTGTAAGTTCGGATGTGTACGGCGGATTTCGTAACGACGGAATATCTCGGGTATTAATTGTCGATGGATTTGACCGCACCTCGGCCACCAGCGGACGCTGGCAATATTTGTATCACTCGTTTGCAACCACGCTGGGAAAATCTCTGGCGGCGGCCGGCATCCCTTTTGAAACGACAACCAACGAAATGGTGCGCGCGCAAAACATTGATCTGGAAAATTATCCCGCCGTTTTCTGGCTGTGCGGCGATGAAAGTATTCGCGACGGCACTTTTGACAGAGAAGAGCAGCTACTGGTAACGGATTATTTGCGCAACGGCGGGCGATTGTTTGTTAGCGGTTCGGAGATCGGCTACGATCTTGGAAGTCATGGTACCGCTTATGATCAAACCTTTTTCAGCGACTATCTTAAGGCGGCCTTTGTCAAAGACAATGCCGGCAGCTGGCAGGCAGAAGGAGCGGTTGGAACGCCCTTTGCCGGGCTTCAGGTGCGTTTTGACGACGGCCTGCAGGGCATTTATCCCGTATCTTACCCGGACGCCATTAACCCGCAAGGCGGCGCGCAGCTGGCTTTAAAATACGCCAACGGCGATGGCGCAGCAGTTTATTTTGACGGCGTTTTTCCGAACGGTAACAGGCCGGCTCGGTTATTCTATCTGGGCTTTCCCTTCGAAACCATTTACGATGCTGCCGAACGCGACTCATTAATGAGCCGCGTTGTCGATTTTTTTGAGCTATACAATCTGACAGGTATTGATGAAGAGCAACTGCAAAAAACGCCGGTTGCATTTAAACTAATCGGTAATTTCCCCAATCCCTTCAATAATCAAACGCAGATTCGCTTTAACCTGCCGGCGCCGGGTCGCGTCAAATTAACGGTGTTCAATACGCCCGGGCAGCAGGTTTTTGAAGGTCAATTTTCTTTTACCACCAGCGGGGCGCAAAAAATCACCTTTTCCGGCGATCGGCTGGCCAGCGGTCTCTATTTTTACCGTCTGGTATTTAACGGCCAGGGAAAAACATTTGTTGCAGGGAATAAAATGATTTTGATTAAATAA
- a CDS encoding HNH endonuclease: MLKRKVLVLNQNYEPMAISTVKRAIILLYAQKVEVVERYDGIIRSISASMPCPSVIRLHSYIRKPFREIPLNRKNIMKRDHHTCQYCGKNSRPMTIDHVIPKSFGGKDTWENLVAACLACNAKKGNRTPEMAGMKLLRTPKRPGHLFYLQVMAGKPHATWKPYLFIS; this comes from the coding sequence ATGTTAAAGCGTAAAGTACTGGTTCTGAACCAGAATTATGAGCCAATGGCTATTTCTACCGTTAAACGCGCCATCATTTTATTGTATGCGCAAAAGGTGGAAGTGGTGGAGCGCTATGACGGTATTATCCGTTCGATTTCCGCCAGCATGCCCTGTCCCAGCGTGATCCGGTTGCACAGCTACATTCGCAAGCCCTTTCGTGAAATTCCTTTAAATCGCAAAAATATCATGAAAAGAGATCACCACACCTGCCAGTATTGCGGGAAAAACAGCCGTCCCATGACCATCGATCATGTGATTCCCAAAAGTTTTGGCGGCAAAGATACGTGGGAAAATCTGGTTGCCGCCTGCCTGGCCTGTAACGCAAAAAAGGGAAACCGCACCCCGGAGATGGCCGGCATGAAATTGTTAAGAACGCCCAAACGACCGGGCCATCTGTTTTATTTGCAGGTCATGGCCGGCAAACCGCATGCAACCTGGAAACCTTATCTTTTTATCTCATGA
- a CDS encoding NlpC/P60 family protein, with translation MQYFVNVTFANIYRKPTFHCEVDTQAVLWEELQVEEKIESFYRVQTEDHYEGWINEHQVAVCHRPQEERRMVTALAQKVYNAPDASAEVMRTVGAGSTLPIVQEKNGWYEVLLPDEKRGFVPNEAFAPPPGFSRDGLLQIARRFLGVTYVWGGKTPFGLDCSGFVQLSLKLLGKNVRRDAWMQFEDSHPVSKSPKDARAGDLYFFSENGDKITHVAITMGGQKFIHARGMVRINSLKEDDPEFTPDLLHDFVEVRTFF, from the coding sequence ATGCAATATTTTGTCAATGTTACGTTTGCTAATATTTACCGTAAGCCTACCTTTCATTGCGAAGTGGATACTCAGGCCGTTCTCTGGGAAGAACTACAGGTCGAAGAAAAAATCGAATCTTTTTATCGCGTTCAAACAGAAGATCATTACGAAGGCTGGATAAACGAACACCAGGTGGCCGTTTGTCACCGACCGCAGGAAGAGCGGCGTATGGTGACCGCGCTGGCGCAAAAGGTGTACAACGCGCCAGACGCTTCGGCAGAGGTTATGCGTACGGTGGGCGCTGGCTCGACGCTGCCGATCGTACAGGAAAAGAACGGCTGGTATGAGGTGCTGCTGCCGGACGAAAAACGAGGATTTGTTCCCAATGAAGCCTTTGCCCCTCCGCCCGGTTTTAGTCGTGATGGCTTACTACAGATAGCCCGAAGGTTTTTAGGCGTTACCTATGTTTGGGGGGGGAAAACGCCGTTCGGATTGGATTGCTCTGGCTTTGTACAACTGAGCCTTAAGCTTTTGGGCAAAAACGTAAGGCGCGACGCCTGGATGCAATTTGAAGATTCGCATCCTGTTTCAAAAAGCCCAAAGGATGCCCGTGCCGGAGACCTCTATTTCTTTTCTGAAAACGGCGATAAAATAACGCATGTGGCCATTACAATGGGCGGGCAAAAGTTTATTCACGCGCGGGGAATGGTGCGCATCAACTCCCTTAAAGAAGACGATCCGGAATTTACGCCGGATCTGTTACATGACTTTGTGGAAGTGCGTACTTTTTTTTAA
- the rho gene encoding transcription termination factor Rho, which produces MSPKKIIEGVLEITAQGHGFTRKAENNFLPSSEDAFVPPAFIKKFKLREGVLLKVVLQEGNSRGRYKPVGEILSVNDLPPEKYAAVPEIKSLTSIDPFEPLKIKMDEGDVTGCVIDLFTPLAKGTRGLIISPPRAGKTTILKHIAEAVLKNHPEVEVMILLIDERPEEVTDFRRTVGANVYFSSSDQSVENHLRIARLTVNMAIRKVEMGKDALVLIDSLTRMGRAFNKGSNTSGRTMSGGLDARALEIPRQFFGAARKIENGGSLTVLATILVETGSRMDDIIFQEFKGTGNMELVLSRACADRRIFPAINLKESGTRKEHKILDEDLLEKSHKLRRYLVNFDEVEAMKKLLQQIDEVC; this is translated from the coding sequence ATGAGTCCGAAAAAAATTATTGAAGGCGTTCTGGAAATTACGGCGCAGGGTCATGGTTTTACGCGCAAAGCGGAAAATAATTTCTTGCCTTCTTCCGAAGACGCTTTTGTTCCGCCGGCTTTCATTAAAAAATTTAAGTTGCGGGAGGGCGTTCTTTTAAAAGTGGTTCTGCAGGAAGGAAACAGCAGAGGCCGCTACAAACCGGTTGGCGAAATTCTTTCCGTTAATGATTTGCCCCCCGAAAAATACGCCGCGGTGCCTGAGATCAAATCATTAACCTCCATCGATCCCTTTGAGCCGTTAAAGATTAAAATGGACGAAGGCGATGTTACCGGCTGTGTCATAGATTTGTTTACGCCGTTAGCCAAAGGAACGCGCGGCTTAATTATCTCTCCCCCCAGGGCCGGTAAGACAACCATTTTAAAACATATTGCCGAGGCAGTTTTAAAAAATCACCCGGAAGTGGAAGTGATGATTCTACTGATCGATGAACGCCCGGAAGAGGTGACGGATTTCAGGCGAACGGTGGGCGCGAATGTCTATTTTTCTTCATCGGATCAAAGCGTGGAAAATCATTTGCGCATTGCCCGTTTAACCGTCAATATGGCCATCCGCAAGGTGGAGATGGGAAAAGATGCGCTGGTTTTGATCGACTCGTTAACGCGAATGGGACGCGCTTTTAATAAAGGCTCCAATACTTCAGGCCGCACCATGAGCGGCGGATTGGATGCCCGCGCACTGGAAATTCCCCGCCAATTTTTTGGCGCCGCCCGCAAAATTGAGAATGGCGGTTCGTTGACCGTGCTGGCTACCATCCTGGTGGAAACCGGCAGCCGGATGGATGATATTATCTTTCAGGAGTTTAAAGGAACCGGCAATATGGAGCTGGTGCTCTCCCGCGCCTGTGCCGATCGTCGGATTTTCCCGGCCATTAATTTAAAAGAATCGGGTACGCGCAAAGAACATAAAATTTTAGATGAAGACCTGCTGGAAAAAAGCCACAAATTGCGTCGCTATCTGGTTAATTTTGACGAGGTCGAAGCCATGAAAAAATTGTTGCAGCAGATCGACGAAGTGTGTTAA